From the genome of Fusobacterium varium, one region includes:
- the gtaB_2 gene encoding UTP--glucose-1-phosphate uridylyltransferase, giving the protein MKKVTKAVIPAAGLGTRVLPATKAQPKEMLVIVDKPSLQYIVEELVESGITDIVIVTGRNKNSIEDHFDYSYELENTLKKDGKDELLEKIENLSTMANIFYVRQNLPKGLGHAILKAKPFIGDDPFVIALGDDIVYNPEKPVAKQLIDVYEKYESSIVGCQEVDEKDISKYGIVKPIEKLDKSTCVIEDFIEKPSLEEAPSNFACLGRYLLTGKIFKYLEKVKPGKGGEIQLTDAILDMLKDGERVLSYNFEGKRYDIGNKVGLLKANIEFGLKNEETREELLKYLKTELKLD; this is encoded by the coding sequence ATGAAAAAAGTCACAAAGGCAGTAATTCCAGCAGCAGGACTAGGAACAAGAGTATTACCTGCTACGAAAGCACAGCCTAAAGAGATGCTTGTAATAGTTGACAAACCATCTTTACAATATATTGTGGAAGAACTTGTAGAGTCTGGAATCACAGATATAGTAATTGTTACAGGAAGAAATAAAAATTCTATAGAAGATCATTTTGACTACTCATACGAACTTGAAAATACACTAAAAAAAGATGGAAAAGATGAACTTTTAGAGAAAATAGAAAATCTTTCAACTATGGCAAATATTTTTTATGTAAGACAAAATCTTCCTAAAGGATTGGGACATGCTATATTGAAAGCAAAACCTTTTATAGGAGATGATCCTTTTGTTATAGCTCTTGGAGATGATATAGTATATAATCCAGAAAAACCAGTAGCTAAGCAATTAATAGATGTATATGAAAAATATGAATCAAGTATAGTAGGGTGTCAAGAGGTAGATGAAAAAGATATTTCTAAATATGGAATAGTTAAACCAATTGAAAAACTTGATAAAAGTACTTGTGTTATAGAAGACTTTATAGAAAAACCATCTCTTGAAGAAGCTCCTTCTAATTTTGCATGCCTTGGAAGATATCTTTTAACAGGAAAGATATTCAAATATCTTGAAAAAGTTAAACCAGGAAAAGGTGGAGAAATACAGCTTACAGATGCTATATTGGATATGCTTAAAGATGGAGAAAGAGTTCTTTCTTACAACTTTGAAGGAAAAAGATATGACATTGGAAATAAAGTTGGACTTCTAAAAGCTAATATAGAGTTTGGACTTAAAAATGAAGAAACAAGAGAAGAATTATTAAAATATCTGAAAACAGAACTTAAATTAGATTAA
- the def_1 gene encoding Peptide deformylase yields the protein MFIDKPVIFINPVLEFPDDEMMEVLDDCMSFPNLLVKVKRYKRCRIKYLDMDWKEQEMSLEGDLAELLQHEYDHLDGILATMRAIDNKSFVIKKVN from the coding sequence ATGTTCATTGATAAACCTGTGATATTTATAAATCCAGTTCTGGAATTTCCAGATGATGAAATGATGGAAGTATTAGATGATTGTATGTCTTTTCCTAACCTTTTAGTCAAAGTAAAACGTTATAAAAGATGCAGAATAAAATATTTAGATATGGACTGGAAAGAACAAGAAATGTCTTTAGAGGGAGATCTTGCTGAACTTCTGCAGCATGAATATGATCATCTTGATGGAATACTTGCTACAATGAGAGCGATAGATAACAAATCATTTGTAATAAAAAAAGTTAATTAA
- the yxeP_4 gene encoding Uncharacterized hydrolase YxeP, which yields MKTLDLAKKNQDYVIQMRREFHMNPEVSMQEYNTCKRIKEELEKMGVEYKGIAGTGVIATIKGNKPGKTVALRGDIDALAVVEENTHNYVSKVHGMMHACGHDTHGAMLLGAVKVLNEMKDEIEGTVKFFFQPGEEVGKGAAAMVAEGALEGVDGVMGIHISSDMPVGTINADPGPRMASADSFKVTITGKGGHGARPEQCIDAVVVGAATVMNLQSIVSRELSPFDPVVVTTGSIKSGTRFNVIAPTAVLEGTVRYYKPEYKKIIADAIERIAKSTAEAYRATAEMEYSSLVKPTINDDVCAELAQESAAKIVGKENVIHTPAGTGGEDFLSFLQ from the coding sequence ATGAAAACTTTAGATTTAGCTAAAAAAAATCAAGATTACGTCATACAAATGAGAAGAGAATTCCACATGAATCCTGAAGTAAGTATGCAGGAATACAATACTTGCAAAAGAATAAAAGAAGAGCTTGAAAAAATGGGTGTTGAATATAAGGGAATAGCTGGTACTGGTGTTATAGCTACTATAAAAGGTAATAAACCTGGTAAAACTGTAGCACTTAGAGGAGATATTGACGCTTTGGCTGTTGTTGAAGAAAATACTCATAACTATGTTTCAAAAGTTCATGGAATGATGCATGCCTGTGGACATGATACTCATGGAGCTATGCTTCTTGGTGCTGTAAAAGTCTTAAATGAAATGAAAGATGAAATAGAAGGAACTGTTAAATTTTTCTTCCAGCCTGGTGAAGAAGTTGGAAAAGGTGCTGCTGCTATGGTAGCCGAAGGAGCTCTTGAAGGAGTAGATGGTGTTATGGGAATACATATATCTTCTGATATGCCTGTTGGAACTATAAATGCTGATCCAGGTCCTAGAATGGCTTCTGCTGATTCTTTTAAAGTAACTATTACAGGAAAAGGAGGACATGGAGCAAGACCTGAACAATGTATAGACGCTGTTGTTGTTGGAGCTGCTACTGTTATGAATCTTCAATCAATAGTAAGCAGGGAGCTTTCTCCATTTGACCCTGTTGTAGTAACTACTGGTTCAATAAAATCTGGAACTAGATTCAATGTTATAGCTCCTACTGCTGTATTGGAAGGAACTGTAAGATATTATAAACCTGAATATAAAAAAATTATTGCTGATGCTATTGAAAGAATTGCAAAATCAACAGCTGAAGCATATAGAGCAACTGCTGAAATGGAATATTCAAGTCTTGTAAAACCTACTATCAATGATGATGTCTGTGCTGAACTTGCTCAGGAATCAGCTGCTAAAATAGTTGGAAAAGAAAATGTTATACATACTCCTGCTGGTACAGGTGGAGAAGATTTTCTGAGTTTTCTTCAATAG
- the hbpA_2 gene encoding Hemin-binding lipoprotein, giving the protein MEFLEVASPSSLYLGFDQTTPEYQNKKLRQAIAYAVDTKVLAEAVFRGSAIAADSPLPKACPAHITPAKQYDQDIEKAKQLMAEAGYKDGLNIELWVNDDGPRTDMCVIMQEQLKAIGINAEIKIFEWGAYVSRTAQPNKQLYLLSWNSTSDGDAALYALFHSSQQGLSGNRSFYKNEKLDEVLDKARYSVNQEERTKLYQEAQEILQEDIPHYTLVYPMLNVAIRKNVKNMIFRNDGYIDVENMYVINEK; this is encoded by the coding sequence ATGGAATTTTTAGAAGTTGCTTCTCCATCTTCATTGTATTTAGGATTTGACCAGACAACTCCTGAATATCAAAATAAAAAATTAAGACAGGCAATCGCTTATGCAGTGGATACTAAAGTTTTAGCTGAAGCTGTATTCAGAGGTTCTGCAATAGCTGCTGATTCTCCTTTGCCAAAAGCTTGTCCTGCTCATATCACTCCAGCTAAACAATATGATCAAGATATTGAAAAAGCTAAACAATTAATGGCTGAAGCTGGATATAAAGATGGATTGAATATAGAATTATGGGTTAATGATGATGGTCCTAGAACTGATATGTGTGTGATTATGCAGGAACAGTTAAAAGCTATTGGAATTAATGCTGAAATAAAGATATTTGAATGGGGAGCATATGTTTCAAGAACTGCTCAGCCTAATAAACAATTATATTTGCTTTCTTGGAATTCTACTAGTGATGGAGATGCTGCTTTATATGCTTTGTTTCACTCTAGCCAACAAGGTTTATCTGGAAACAGAAGTTTCTATAAAAATGAGAAATTAGATGAAGTTTTAGATAAAGCTAGATACTCAGTTAATCAAGAAGAAAGAACAAAATTGTATCAAGAAGCTCAAGAAATATTACAAGAAGATATTCCACATTACACTTTAGTATATCCTATGTTGAATGTAGCCATAAGAAAAAATGTAAAAAATATGATATTCAGAAATGATGGATATATAGATGTTGAAAATATGTATGTTATAAATGAAAAATAA
- the gsiB_3 gene encoding Glutathione-binding protein gsiB precursor, which yields MNYKMLKKLGMGVLLVCVGLFSAMKISASSKEEKAAPVATANVQLKDTLVVAMKSDPKTLDPQKSIDTMSNKSINLMYDSLLELDENLNIVPALAERWERIDEYSVVFYLRKGVKFHNGDELKAEDVKFTLERAVVSPQTMYLYNPISEVTVIDDYTVKVTTKTPFGALLQNLAAIQGGIVNKKVVEAAGEDYVKNPVGTGQYKFKEWLPGNKIVFEAFNDSYHGAPKIKEITFKTVPEVSNRMIYLETGEADISFDIGLMDKEAVKNHKNLELLEVESPSILYIGFDQTVPKFQNKKLRQAIAYAIDNNVFVDAIFRGSAVAADSVMAKASPAYNPNVKKYDQNIEKAKELLKEAGYPNGIDLQLWVMDDGPRVDMCVIIQDQLKAVGINVEIKVFEFGAYVSKTALPDKELYFLSWNSSGDGDASLYPLFHSTQHGASGNRSFYSNKEVDDLLDKARTSVNQDERTEIYKKVQDILQEELPHYTLVYPKLNLAKSTKVKNMIFKKNGYVDLTKAYVEK from the coding sequence ATGAATTATAAAATGCTTAAAAAACTTGGAATGGGTGTACTATTGGTTTGTGTTGGTTTATTCAGTGCTATGAAAATTTCTGCTTCATCAAAAGAGGAAAAAGCAGCGCCTGTGGCTACTGCCAATGTTCAATTAAAAGATACTCTTGTTGTAGCAATGAAATCTGATCCTAAAACTCTTGATCCTCAAAAAAGTATTGATACTATGTCTAACAAATCTATCAATCTTATGTATGATTCTCTTTTAGAATTAGATGAAAACCTTAATATAGTACCTGCTCTTGCTGAAAGATGGGAAAGAATTGATGAATATAGTGTTGTCTTTTACTTAAGAAAAGGTGTTAAATTTCATAATGGAGATGAACTAAAAGCTGAAGATGTTAAGTTTACATTGGAAAGAGCTGTTGTTTCTCCACAAACTATGTATCTTTATAATCCTATTTCTGAAGTTACTGTTATAGATGACTATACTGTAAAAGTTACTACAAAAACTCCTTTTGGAGCTCTTCTACAAAATCTTGCTGCTATTCAAGGTGGAATTGTTAATAAGAAAGTTGTTGAAGCTGCTGGAGAAGATTATGTTAAGAATCCTGTAGGAACTGGACAATACAAATTCAAAGAATGGCTTCCTGGAAATAAAATTGTTTTTGAAGCGTTTAATGATTCATATCATGGTGCTCCTAAAATTAAAGAAATCACTTTTAAAACTGTTCCTGAAGTAAGTAACAGAATGATTTACTTAGAAACTGGAGAAGCTGATATTTCTTTTGATATTGGACTTATGGATAAAGAAGCTGTTAAAAATCACAAAAATTTAGAGTTACTTGAAGTAGAATCTCCTTCTATTCTCTATATTGGATTTGATCAGACTGTACCTAAATTCCAAAATAAAAAATTAAGACAGGCAATCGCCTATGCTATTGATAATAATGTTTTTGTAGATGCAATTTTCAGAGGTTCAGCTGTTGCTGCTGACTCAGTTATGGCTAAAGCTTCTCCTGCTTATAATCCAAATGTAAAAAAATATGACCAAAATATTGAAAAAGCTAAAGAGCTTTTAAAAGAAGCAGGATATCCTAATGGAATTGATCTTCAGTTATGGGTAATGGACGATGGACCTAGAGTTGATATGTGTGTAATTATTCAAGACCAATTAAAAGCTGTTGGTATCAATGTTGAAATTAAAGTTTTTGAATTTGGAGCTTATGTTTCTAAAACAGCTCTTCCTGATAAAGAACTTTATTTCCTTTCATGGAATTCATCTGGAGATGGAGATGCTTCTCTTTATCCTCTGTTCCACTCTACTCAGCATGGAGCATCTGGTAACAGAAGTTTCTATTCTAACAAAGAGGTAGATGACCTTTTGGATAAAGCAAGAACTTCGGTAAACCAAGATGAAAGAACTGAAATCTATAAAAAAGTACAAGATATTCTTCAAGAAGAACTTCCTCATTATACTTTAGTTTATCCTAAACTTAATCTTGCAAAAAGTACTAAAGTAAAAAATATGATTTTTAAGAAAAATGGATATGTTGATTTAACTAAAGCATATGTTGAAAAATAA
- the gsiB_2 gene encoding Glutathione-binding protein gsiB precursor — protein MNKKILKTLGLILTILVLVGFGKTVTSEKKTGNDTALKETLVIAQKSDAKTLDPQKSIDTVSNKVMQMIFDTLTIMDENLNIQPGLAEKWERVDDYSMIFHLRKGVKFHNGDILTSEDVKYSLDRAIASPQASYLFNPIKEVAIIDENTIKVTTKEPFGPLLKHLATTNGSIINKRAAVEAGEDVFKNPVGTGQHKFKEWITGDRIILESFPENWKGESKIKNIIFRNIPEVSNRMISLETGEIDVAFDIGIMDREAVMNHKKLELVEVEAPSSLYLAFDQTNPLFADIRVRQAIAYAVDNRVLADAVFRGAAVPANSTLPTVVAGYNPDSNIYEVNIEKAKELLKEAGYPDGFNIKLWVNDESTRVDMCVIIQDQLKALGINVEIEVFEWGTYLSKTLEHNKQLYLFSWNVSSGDADAALYPMFHSSQRNGSANRSNYVSKEADELLDRARNSVNEDERNLLYKHVQDILQRDLPHYTLVFPKLNLGMNKNVEGLIMKKTGYIDISNAFVLREK, from the coding sequence ATGAACAAGAAAATTTTAAAAACTTTAGGATTAATACTTACGATACTGGTATTAGTTGGATTTGGAAAAACTGTAACTTCTGAAAAAAAGACTGGTAATGATACTGCTTTAAAAGAAACTCTTGTCATAGCTCAAAAATCAGATGCAAAAACTCTTGATCCACAAAAAAGTATTGATACTGTTTCAAACAAAGTTATGCAAATGATATTTGATACTCTTACTATTATGGATGAAAATCTTAATATTCAACCTGGACTTGCTGAAAAATGGGAAAGAGTTGATGATTATAGTATGATATTTCATTTGAGAAAAGGAGTAAAATTCCATAATGGAGATATCCTTACTTCTGAAGATGTGAAATATTCTTTAGACAGAGCAATAGCTTCTCCACAGGCTTCATATCTTTTTAATCCCATAAAAGAGGTTGCTATTATTGATGAAAATACTATAAAGGTTACTACAAAAGAACCTTTCGGACCTTTATTAAAACATTTAGCTACTACAAATGGTTCTATTATCAATAAAAGAGCTGCTGTAGAAGCTGGAGAAGATGTTTTTAAAAATCCAGTTGGAACTGGACAGCATAAATTTAAAGAATGGATAACTGGAGATAGAATAATTCTTGAATCATTTCCTGAAAATTGGAAAGGTGAATCAAAAATAAAAAATATAATTTTCAGAAATATTCCTGAAGTAAGCAACAGAATGATATCTCTTGAAACTGGGGAAATAGATGTAGCTTTTGATATTGGTATCATGGATAGAGAAGCTGTTATGAATCATAAAAAACTTGAATTAGTAGAAGTGGAAGCACCTTCAAGTTTATATCTTGCCTTTGATCAAACAAATCCACTATTTGCTGATATAAGAGTAAGACAAGCCATAGCATATGCTGTAGACAACAGAGTCCTTGCTGATGCTGTATTCAGAGGAGCTGCTGTTCCAGCTAATTCAACACTTCCTACTGTAGTAGCTGGATACAATCCTGACTCTAATATCTATGAAGTGAATATAGAGAAAGCTAAGGAGCTTTTAAAAGAAGCTGGATACCCAGATGGATTTAACATAAAATTATGGGTAAATGATGAATCTACAAGAGTTGATATGTGTGTTATCATTCAGGATCAATTAAAAGCTCTTGGAATAAACGTTGAAATAGAAGTATTTGAATGGGGAACTTACCTTTCAAAAACATTAGAACATAACAAACAGCTTTACCTTTTCTCTTGGAATGTATCTTCTGGAGATGCTGATGCAGCTTTGTATCCAATGTTTCATTCTTCACAAAGAAATGGTTCAGCTAACAGAAGCAACTATGTATCTAAGGAAGCTGATGAACTTTTAGACAGAGCTAGAAATTCTGTAAATGAAGATGAAAGAAATCTTTTATACAAACATGTACAGGATATTCTTCAAAGAGATCTTCCTCATTATACTTTAGTATTTCCTAAACTTAACTTGGGAATGAATAAAAATGTAGAGGGACTTATCATGAAAAAAACTGGATATATAGATATCTCTAATGCCTTTGTATTAAGAGAAAAATAA
- the yxeP_2 gene encoding Uncharacterized hydrolase YxeP: MRGDIDALAVIEQTGKEYASKVHGLMHACGHDSHGAMLLGAAKILNRMKDEINGTVKLFFQPGEEVVLGAKKMIAAGVMEGVDAIMGIHVSSDVPSGQISADSGARMASGDMFKITVTGKGGHGARPEQCVDAVVVGSAIVMNLQSVISREYSPFDPAVLTVGEIKSGTRFNVIAPTAVLTGTTRCYSPEVRKNFFTSITRIAKSTAEAYRATAEVEFTEGVGPTINDDNCAALARETAASLVGKENVVTVPPSTGGEDFSFFSNIVPGVMVKLGTGNKEKGSDFPHHHEKFDIDEDMLEVGTALYAQFALNYLSNNK; encoded by the coding sequence TTGAGAGGGGATATTGATGCTCTAGCTGTTATTGAACAGACTGGAAAAGAATATGCTTCTAAAGTGCATGGATTAATGCATGCATGTGGACATGATTCTCATGGTGCTATGCTTCTCGGAGCTGCCAAGATTTTAAATAGAATGAAAGATGAAATAAATGGTACTGTTAAACTTTTTTTCCAGCCAGGAGAGGAAGTTGTACTTGGAGCTAAAAAAATGATAGCTGCTGGAGTTATGGAAGGTGTAGATGCTATCATGGGTATTCATGTTTCATCAGATGTTCCTTCTGGACAGATATCTGCTGACAGTGGTGCAAGAATGGCCTCAGGGGATATGTTTAAAATAACTGTAACAGGTAAAGGGGGACATGGAGCAAGACCTGAACAATGTGTAGATGCTGTTGTAGTAGGTTCTGCTATTGTTATGAACCTTCAATCTGTAATCAGCAGAGAATATTCTCCTTTTGATCCTGCTGTACTCACTGTTGGAGAAATTAAATCTGGAACAAGATTTAATGTAATTGCTCCTACTGCTGTATTGACTGGGACTACTAGATGTTACAGTCCAGAAGTCAGAAAAAATTTCTTCACTTCTATAACAAGAATAGCTAAATCTACAGCTGAAGCTTACAGAGCTACTGCTGAGGTGGAATTTACAGAGGGAGTCGGACCAACTATCAATGATGATAACTGTGCTGCTTTAGCAAGAGAAACAGCTGCTTCTCTTGTAGGAAAAGAAAATGTTGTTACTGTTCCTCCTTCTACTGGAGGAGAAGATTTCTCATTCTTTTCTAATATAGTTCCTGGAGTTATGGTAAAACTTGGAACTGGAAATAAAGAAAAAGGAAGTGATTTTCCTCATCACCATGAAAAATTTGATATAGATGAAGATATGCTTGAAGTTGGTACTGCATTATATGCTCAATTTGCTTTAAATTATTTATCAAACAACAAATAG
- a CDS encoding threonine and homoserine efflux system — translation MGGKLKNISAMLIFGTIGIFVKNIELASSEIALLRGIIGGIVLIIVSILVKNKISFKDIKSNLLLLLLSGGAIGLNWIFLFQAYKYTTISNATLSYYFAPVFVMLLSPVILKEKLTAKKIFCVVCAMLGMICIVGNSNGGAEGRNDFLGIVYGLTAAAFYASVILMNKFLKNLKSLETTYIQLILAAVVLMPYVFTVEGFNIFRIPASSIPYILILGMVHTGLAYLLYFSSLKELKGQTIAVLSYIDPISAVIISAIFLREKMGLLQIAGGILILGSTFVSELTKNKGGNK, via the coding sequence ATGGGAGGAAAATTAAAAAACATAAGTGCAATGCTGATATTTGGAACAATAGGAATATTTGTAAAAAATATAGAATTAGCTTCCAGTGAAATAGCTTTGCTAAGAGGAATAATAGGAGGAATTGTTCTTATTATTGTTTCTATTTTGGTAAAAAATAAAATATCTTTTAAAGATATAAAATCTAATCTTCTACTTCTTTTATTATCAGGAGGAGCTATTGGATTAAACTGGATATTTCTGTTTCAAGCATATAAATATACAACTATTTCTAATGCTACATTGAGTTACTATTTTGCTCCAGTTTTTGTTATGCTTCTTTCACCAGTTATATTAAAGGAAAAACTAACTGCAAAGAAAATATTTTGTGTTGTATGTGCAATGCTGGGAATGATATGTATAGTAGGAAATAGTAATGGTGGAGCAGAAGGAAGAAATGATTTTCTAGGTATAGTCTATGGACTCACAGCAGCAGCTTTTTATGCCAGTGTTATACTTATGAATAAATTTTTAAAAAATTTAAAAAGTCTTGAAACAACTTACATACAATTAATTTTAGCAGCAGTTGTACTTATGCCTTATGTATTCACTGTTGAAGGATTTAATATTTTCAGAATTCCTGCATCTTCAATACCATATATACTGATATTGGGAATGGTTCATACTGGACTTGCTTATTTGTTATATTTTTCATCTCTGAAAGAATTAAAAGGTCAGACTATAGCAGTTCTAAGTTATATAGATCCCATATCTGCTGTAATAATTTCAGCTATATTTTTAAGGGAAAAAATGGGATTACTTCAGATAGCAGGTGGAATTTTAATTTTAGGTTCCACATTTGTAAGTGAACTTACAAAAAACAAAGGGGGGAATAAATGA
- the yxeP_3 gene encoding Uncharacterized hydrolase YxeP: protein MQTKKLAEKYKNYVINMRREFHMNPEASMKEYNTSKRIREELDKAGIENKSIAGTGVIATIKGDHPGKTVALRGDIDALAVVEESGKEYASKVHGLMHACGHDTHGAMLLGSAMVLNEMKDKINGTVKFFFQPGEEVGKGAAAMVAEGALEGVDSVMGMHISSGLPSGTINADPGAKTASADYFKITVTGKGGHGAEPEKTIDAVVAGSAVVMNLQSLVSREFSPFDPLVVTIGSIHSGTRFNVIAPRAVIEGTVRYYNPEFKEKVPAAIERIAKATAEAYRATAEIEYSNLVKITINDDTCTSIAREAAGKIVGKENVIETPPATGGEDFSEFSSIVPGVMCNLGSGNEEKGTTYPHHHGKFDVDEDVFVDGVAFYAQYALDFLDKNKD, encoded by the coding sequence ATGCAAACTAAGAAATTGGCAGAAAAATATAAAAATTATGTAATAAATATGAGAAGAGAATTTCATATGAATCCTGAAGCAAGTATGAAAGAATATAATACTTCCAAAAGAATAAGAGAGGAACTTGATAAAGCTGGTATTGAAAATAAAAGTATTGCTGGTACTGGAGTTATAGCAACTATCAAAGGTGATCACCCTGGTAAAACTGTAGCTTTAAGAGGAGATATTGATGCTCTTGCAGTAGTAGAAGAAAGTGGAAAAGAATATGCTTCAAAAGTACATGGACTTATGCATGCTTGTGGACATGATACTCATGGTGCTATGCTTCTTGGTTCTGCTATGGTTCTCAATGAAATGAAAGATAAAATAAATGGAACTGTTAAATTTTTCTTTCAGCCTGGTGAAGAAGTTGGAAAAGGAGCTGCTGCCATGGTAGCTGAGGGAGCTCTTGAGGGAGTAGACAGTGTCATGGGAATGCATATTTCAAGTGGACTTCCTTCTGGAACCATAAATGCTGATCCAGGTGCAAAAACAGCATCAGCTGATTATTTTAAAATAACTGTTACAGGAAAGGGAGGACATGGTGCTGAACCTGAAAAAACAATAGATGCTGTTGTTGCTGGTTCTGCTGTTGTTATGAATCTTCAGTCCCTTGTAAGCAGAGAGTTCAGTCCTTTCGATCCTCTAGTTGTAACAATAGGATCTATTCATTCTGGAACTAGATTCAATGTTATAGCTCCCAGAGCAGTTATTGAAGGAACTGTAAGATATTATAATCCAGAATTTAAAGAAAAAGTGCCAGCTGCAATTGAAAGAATAGCCAAAGCTACAGCTGAAGCATATAGAGCAACTGCTGAAATAGAATATTCCAATCTAGTAAAAATAACTATCAATGATGATACCTGTACTTCCATTGCTCGTGAAGCAGCTGGAAAGATAGTTGGAAAAGAAAATGTAATAGAAACTCCTCCTGCAACTGGTGGAGAGGACTTTTCTGAATTTTCTTCAATAGTTCCTGGAGTTATGTGTAATTTAGGTTCAGGAAATGAAGAAAAAGGTACTACATATCCACATCATCATGGAAAATTTGATGTAGATGAAGATGTATTTGTAGATGGAGTAGCGTTTTATGCTCAATATGCTCTTGATTTCTTAGATAAAAATAAAGATTAA
- the gsiB_4 gene encoding Glutathione-binding protein gsiB precursor — protein MENKNKVIKKIGIIAVAAAVIFFTGMNVIATDKKVETKKTETVNSYKENIVIASKADAKTLDPQRTIDTTSNKTIRLIFNGLLSLDKDLNVQPCLAESWEAVDDTNTIFHLKKGVKFHNGDTMTAEDVKFSIDRARVSNQTSYLFKPITEVTVIDENTVKITTEKPFGPLLTNLAQTQGCIVSKRAVQEVGEENFFQHPVGTGQYKFKEWIPGDRIIVEAFDEAFQGAPKVRQITMRTITEVSNRMIALETGEADIAFDIGIMDKEAVKKIKIWNF, from the coding sequence ATGGAAAATAAAAATAAAGTAATAAAAAAAATTGGAATAATAGCTGTTGCTGCAGCAGTTATATTTTTTACAGGAATGAATGTCATTGCTACTGATAAAAAAGTTGAAACTAAAAAAACTGAAACAGTTAATTCTTATAAAGAAAATATAGTAATAGCTTCAAAAGCTGATGCAAAAACACTTGATCCACAAAGAACAATTGATACAACATCTAACAAAACTATTCGTTTGATATTCAATGGATTGTTGTCATTAGATAAAGACTTAAATGTTCAGCCTTGTTTAGCAGAAAGTTGGGAAGCTGTTGATGATACAAATACTATATTCCATTTGAAAAAAGGGGTAAAATTTCACAATGGAGATACAATGACTGCTGAAGATGTAAAATTTTCAATAGACAGAGCAAGAGTTTCTAATCAGACATCTTACTTATTCAAACCAATAACAGAAGTTACAGTGATTGATGAAAATACTGTAAAAATTACTACTGAAAAACCTTTCGGTCCTTTATTGACAAACTTGGCTCAAACACAAGGGTGCATAGTGAGCAAAAGAGCTGTGCAGGAAGTTGGAGAGGAAAATTTCTTCCAACACCCAGTAGGAACTGGACAATATAAATTTAAAGAATGGATACCTGGTGACAGAATAATCGTTGAAGCTTTTGATGAAGCTTTTCAAGGTGCTCCAAAAGTTAGACAGATTACTATGAGAACTATAACTGAAGTAAGCAATAGAATGATAGCTTTGGAAACTGGTGAAGCTGATATCGCTTTCGATATTGGAATAATGGATAAAGAAGCTGTTAAAAAAATAAAGATATGGAATTTTTAG